The genomic stretch GCTTGCGTCAGCCACCTCCGATCCAAATCGTCCAATGTGTCAAAGCACTTGCTAGACAGCAACGCTGGTGAAGTCGCCTTGTGTTCAGTCGTGAAAGCGGAACTCATCTTCGGCGCAAGGCGCAGTCAACGTCCTGACCACAACCTCGGGAAGCTGAGCCGTTTTTTCGGGCAGTTTCAGTCATTCCCATTCGATGACGAGGCGGCTGAAGCCTATGGCGCATCCGCGCTGAACTGGCGCAAGCGGGGACAATGATCGGTCCTAATGATCTCCTCATCGCGGCCATCGCTGCCGCCAACGGTCTCACATTGGTTACCCACAACCTGAGTGAATTCGGTCGAGTAGAAGGACTCATGCTGCAGGACTGGGAGAATTCCCAAGGTTAGTCAAGCCAAGGATCTGCTCGTGCAGATGGTCTTGGTTATTGGGATCGTCCAGCTTGATCTGAAGTCCCGTTGG from Acidobacteriota bacterium encodes the following:
- a CDS encoding type II toxin-antitoxin system VapC family toxin → MKYLLDTNACVSHLRSKSSNVSKHLLDSNAGEVALCSVVKAELIFGARRSQRPDHNLGKLSRFFGQFQSFPFDDEAAEAYGASALNWRKRGQ